The following proteins are encoded in a genomic region of Syngnathus acus chromosome 22, fSynAcu1.2, whole genome shotgun sequence:
- the LOC119116741 gene encoding cofilin-2, whose amino-acid sequence MASGVTVNDEVIKVFNDMKVRKSHRSPDEVKQRKKAVLFCLSDDRKKIIVEENKQILVGDIGETVDDPYACFVKLLPLDDCRYGLYDATYETKESKKEDLVFIFWAPEGAPLKSKMIYASSKDAIKKKFTGIKHEWQVNGLDDIQDRSTLAEKLGGNVVVSLEGQPL is encoded by the exons ATG GCATCAGGTGTGACGGTGAATGACGAGGTCATCAAGGTGTTCAACGACATGAAGGTGCGCAAGTCGCACAGGTCGCCGGATGAGGTGAAGCAGCGTAAGAAGGCGGTGCTCTTCTGCCTCAGCGACGACCGCAAGAAGATCATCGTGGAGGAGAACAAACAGATCCTGGTGGGCGACATCGGCGAGACGGTGGACGACCCCTACGCCTGCTTCGTCAAGCTCCTCCCGCTCGACGACTGCCGATATGGACTCTATGACGCCACCTACGAGACAAAGGAGTCCAAGAAGGAGGATCTGGTCTTCATATTCtg GGCCCCCGAGGGTGCGCCCCTCAAGAGCAAGATGATCTACGCCAGCTCCAAAGACGCCATCAAGAAAAAGTTTACAG GCATCAAGCACGAATGGCAGGTGAACGGGCTGGACGACATCCAGGACCGCAGCACACTGGCCGAGAAGCTGGGCGGCAACGTGGTGGTGTCCCTGGAAGGGCAGCCGCTGTGA